In Aureibaculum algae, the following are encoded in one genomic region:
- a CDS encoding IS1096 element passenger TnpR family protein, which yields MIYKIRLILDTKEDVVRDIAIDFNDSLEDLHNAITNAFGFDGTEMAAFYLTDDDWNQGEEIPLFDMNETEANISMQGFILRDILTEDKGKLLYVYDFFSMWTFYVELISSEEKTPQVELPSILLSVGVVPSEAPDKEFISEDSSNGDDDDDFDTLENFDDFDFDNFDELMN from the coding sequence ATGATATATAAAATAAGATTGATATTAGATACTAAAGAAGATGTTGTAAGAGATATAGCTATTGATTTTAACGATTCATTAGAAGACTTGCATAATGCTATTACCAATGCCTTTGGTTTTGATGGTACAGAAATGGCTGCTTTTTATCTTACAGACGATGATTGGAACCAAGGTGAAGAAATCCCTTTGTTTGATATGAACGAAACGGAAGCTAATATTTCTATGCAAGGTTTTATTCTTAGAGACATTTTAACTGAGGATAAAGGTAAACTGCTATATGTATATGATTTCTTTTCAATGTGGACATTCTATGTAGAGTTGATAAGTTCTGAAGAAAAGACGCCACAAGTTGAATTACCAAGTATATTACTTTCAGTGGGAGTGGTACCAAGCGAAGCTCCAGATAAGGAATTTATCAGTGAGGATAGTTCTAATGGTGATGATGACGATGACTTCGATACACTAGAAAATTTTGATGATTTTGACTTCGACAACTTCGATGAGTTGATGAATTAA
- a CDS encoding T9SS type B sorting domain-containing protein, translating into MRFKFNTRLLFPFLFVPIFLILGQSEVFAQTKVFATTVSNRNHTTDFENAVDSDLQTKAVIRANTGTALGIGAYSGQLELKFPATVSANTTSYIKIDADDNLFPALLGGNLGHLIDDILGTVLIGNQEFSIQVLNGTTELLSANSQIDGDFAKPNIRLVVNALNEYFIAVTPNQAYDKIKITNRIGSLLGLNNTKRLNVYGAFYNSSPNECGQAAYTSYDGYGLNLDALNIGGVGVTHPEYAIDANPDNFSELSMGILSAAGSISQTIYFEGLSNINDNYNIRLKLDPSLLTVGVANSIHIIAKNGTNEVANISLSSLLNADLLTLLQGNRIAKIPFSPESKIDRITIKYISLLNVNLTQRLDFYGIERSPELPTIASVNLNQTACKGSTANLVATSNDASLELRWYEELESENPLAIHSTGEAFTTPEIQGDHTYYVAAGKPGCPIESARVAVHITALATPSSDDILIRGNEAPFCSSSLVVLTPESSEKGIFSWYFDANKTLKITNGLIQNGVTYSIDTNGTLSIDGLSVANSPYNYYVGLTNEKGCSNALGDLKMTSVSIINGNLVPIISLDENTTADDTISEVEASEIIIISGTVSSDAQIGDVINLFINNNTYTTAVKDNYTFEIGVDGSDLAEDDDLTIDALLKTTNGTCSSTAADSDSYALNSITLTVPTVNAQQSNDSSPIITGTADSDDNLTVRVNGIDYTENDGDLVDHGDDTWSLTIPESNALPEGTYDVAVTVSDNEGHTANDATTDELVIEANAVVLTVPTVNAQQTNDGTPIVTGTADSADNLIVEVNGINFTENDGDLVDHGDDTWSLTIPEPNALPAGTYDVAVTVTDDDSHTANDATTDELVIEANAVVLTIPTVNAQQSNDSTPIITGTADSADNLIVEVNGIDYTENDGDLVDHGDDTWSLTIPESNALQEGTYDVAVTVSDNEGHTANDATTDELVIDANAVVLTVPTVNAQQTNDGTPIVTGTADSADNLIVEVNGINYTENDGDLVDHGDNTWSLTIPEPNALPEGSYDVAVTVSDNDGHTANDATADELVIEANAVVLTVPTVNAQQSNDSTPIITGTADSADNLTVRVNGIDYTENDGDLVDHGDDSWSLTIPESNALPEGTYDVAVTVSDNDGHTANDATADELVIEAVTSDLTITKTVNVLTPLIGETIVFTITVHNSGETNLNEILVDEQIRDGFTFLNSTVSVGEYNSAQGIWTISQLDINETATLMVTVKVNTSGDTSNTATIISSDPEETNIDNNSDTVTITRSCLTIYNEFSPNNDGANDTFKIKCIEQYPLNTLKIFNRYGSLVYSTSSYKNNWKGIANVSGVVRKGEALPSGTYFYVLKIKDFDKELTGWLFLAK; encoded by the coding sequence ATGAGATTTAAATTCAACACTCGTTTATTATTTCCATTTCTTTTTGTACCCATATTCTTAATACTGGGACAATCTGAAGTTTTTGCTCAAACAAAAGTTTTTGCAACTACAGTGTCTAACCGCAATCATACAACTGATTTTGAGAATGCCGTGGATTCCGATTTACAAACTAAAGCAGTTATTAGAGCTAATACTGGTACCGCGTTGGGTATTGGTGCATATTCTGGGCAATTAGAACTAAAGTTTCCTGCAACGGTTTCGGCCAATACTACTTCCTACATTAAAATTGATGCCGATGATAATTTATTCCCAGCACTTTTAGGAGGCAACTTAGGTCATCTAATTGATGATATTTTAGGTACCGTACTAATCGGGAATCAAGAATTTAGTATTCAAGTGCTTAATGGAACTACAGAGTTACTTTCTGCAAATTCACAAATCGATGGTGATTTTGCCAAGCCAAATATAAGACTGGTTGTAAATGCTTTAAATGAATATTTTATTGCTGTGACACCCAATCAGGCCTATGACAAAATTAAAATAACAAATCGTATAGGTTCTCTTTTAGGATTGAACAATACCAAACGACTGAATGTTTATGGTGCCTTTTATAACAGTAGTCCAAATGAATGTGGCCAGGCTGCTTATACCTCATATGACGGTTACGGTCTTAATCTGGATGCATTAAATATTGGTGGCGTTGGTGTTACTCACCCTGAGTATGCCATTGATGCTAATCCTGATAATTTTTCAGAATTAAGTATGGGTATTTTAAGTGCAGCGGGTTCTATTTCACAAACTATATATTTTGAAGGCTTATCGAACATCAATGACAATTATAATATTCGTTTAAAACTAGACCCTTCTTTACTTACAGTTGGCGTTGCCAATTCCATTCACATCATTGCAAAAAATGGAACCAATGAAGTCGCTAATATATCTCTTTCAAGTCTTCTAAATGCTGATTTACTAACGTTACTTCAAGGAAATAGAATAGCTAAAATTCCTTTTTCCCCAGAATCGAAAATTGACAGAATTACAATAAAATATATATCGCTTCTTAATGTTAATTTGACACAACGTTTGGATTTTTATGGTATTGAAAGGTCTCCTGAGCTTCCAACAATAGCGTCTGTTAACCTAAACCAAACAGCCTGTAAAGGTTCAACAGCCAACTTGGTTGCTACTTCTAATGATGCTAGTTTGGAGCTAAGATGGTATGAAGAATTGGAATCTGAAAACCCGTTGGCAATTCATAGTACAGGAGAAGCATTTACTACTCCAGAAATACAAGGAGACCACACCTATTATGTTGCTGCTGGAAAACCTGGATGTCCTATAGAATCTGCCAGAGTTGCTGTTCATATTACTGCACTGGCTACACCTTCATCGGATGATATTTTAATTCGAGGGAACGAAGCTCCATTTTGTTCATCGAGTCTTGTTGTCCTTACTCCTGAAAGTTCGGAGAAAGGAATATTTAGCTGGTATTTTGATGCAAATAAAACTTTAAAAATAACCAATGGTCTAATTCAAAATGGTGTCACTTATAGTATTGATACTAATGGTACATTAAGTATTGATGGTTTATCAGTGGCAAATTCTCCTTATAACTATTATGTTGGATTGACAAATGAAAAGGGATGTTCTAATGCTCTAGGTGATCTTAAAATGACTTCTGTATCTATAATTAATGGCAACTTAGTTCCAATCATAAGTTTAGATGAAAATACAACTGCAGACGATACAATTTCTGAAGTTGAAGCTTCGGAAATCATAATAATATCAGGTACAGTAAGTAGTGATGCCCAAATAGGTGATGTTATAAACCTTTTTATTAATAACAATACATATACCACTGCCGTCAAAGACAATTACACCTTTGAAATCGGCGTAGATGGTAGCGATTTGGCGGAGGATGATGACCTAACAATTGATGCCCTATTAAAAACAACGAACGGAACCTGTTCTAGTACTGCGGCGGACTCAGATTCATATGCATTGAATAGTATAACCCTTACGGTACCAACGGTAAACGCTCAACAATCTAATGATAGCAGTCCGATTATTACTGGTACTGCAGATTCAGATGATAATTTAACAGTTCGAGTAAACGGAATTGACTATACCGAAAATGATGGCGATTTAGTAGATCATGGTGATGATACCTGGAGTTTAACAATTCCTGAATCCAATGCGTTACCAGAAGGAACCTATGATGTTGCTGTTACAGTATCTGATAATGAAGGTCATACGGCAAATGATGCAACAACTGATGAATTAGTTATTGAAGCGAATGCAGTAGTTCTTACTGTACCAACGGTAAACGCTCAACAAACCAATGATGGTACTCCGATTGTTACAGGTACTGCAGATTCAGCAGATAATTTAATAGTTGAAGTCAACGGAATTAATTTTACCGAAAATGATGGCGATTTAGTGGATCATGGTGATGATACCTGGAGCTTAACAATTCCTGAACCCAATGCGTTGCCAGCAGGAACCTATGATGTTGCTGTTACAGTAACTGACGATGACAGCCATACGGCAAATGATGCAACAACTGATGAATTGGTTATTGAAGCGAATGCAGTAGTTCTTACCATACCAACGGTAAACGCTCAACAATCTAATGACAGCACTCCAATTATTACTGGTACTGCAGATTCTGCAGATAATTTAATAGTTGAAGTCAACGGAATTGATTATACCGAAAATGATGGCGATTTAGTAGATCATGGTGATGATACCTGGAGCTTAACAATTCCTGAATCCAATGCGTTACAAGAAGGAACCTATGATGTTGCTGTTACAGTATCTGATAATGAAGGTCATACGGCAAATGATGCAACAACTGATGAATTAGTTATTGATGCCAATGCAGTAGTTCTTACGGTACCAACGGTAAACGCTCAACAAACCAATGATGGTACTCCGATTGTTACAGGTACTGCAGATTCTGCAGATAATTTAATAGTTGAAGTCAACGGAATTAATTATACCGAAAATGACGGAGATTTAGTAGATCATGGTGATAATACTTGGAGTTTAACAATTCCTGAACCCAATGCTTTACCAGAAGGATCCTATGATGTTGCTGTTACAGTATCTGATAATGACGGTCATACGGCAAATGATGCAACTGCGGATGAATTGGTTATTGAAGCGAATGCAGTAGTTCTTACGGTACCAACGGTAAACGCTCAACAATCTAATGACAGTACACCGATTATCACTGGTACTGCAGATTCAGCAGATAACTTAACAGTTCGAGTAAACGGAATTGACTATACCGAAAATGATGGCGATTTAGTAGATCATGGTGACGATAGCTGGAGCTTAACAATTCCTGAATCGAATGCGTTACCAGAAGGAACCTATGATGTTGCTGTTACAGTATCTGATAATGACGGTCATACGGCAAATGATGCAACTGCGGATGAATTAGTTATTGAAGCAGTAACATCAGACCTTACTATTACTAAAACTGTTAATGTACTAACCCCATTGATTGGTGAAACGATCGTATTTACGATTACAGTACATAATTCTGGTGAAACTAACTTAAATGAAATTTTAGTTGATGAGCAAATTAGAGATGGGTTTACCTTCTTAAATTCAACCGTTTCAGTAGGTGAATATAATTCGGCTCAAGGTATTTGGACCATTTCTCAATTAGACATTAATGAAACGGCCACATTGATGGTTACCGTTAAAGTGAATACCAGCGGAGATACATCCAATACAGCAACTATCATTTCTTCTGATCCTGAAGAAACGAATATTGATAACAATTCAGACACGGTGACCATTACACGAAGTTGTTTGACTATATATAATGAGTTTTCACCAAATAACGATGGAGCCAACGATACTTTTAAAATTAAATGTATTGAACAATATCCTTTAAACACCTTAAAAATTTTCAACAGATATGGCAGTCTTGTATATAGTACTTCTAGCTATAAAAACAATTGGAAAGGTATTGCAAATGTTAGTGGTGTTGTGAGAAAAGGGGAAGCATTACCATCAGGAACTTATTTCTATGTCCTTAAAATCAAGGATTTTGATAAAGAATTAACAGGATGGTTATTCTTAGCGAAATAA
- the uvrB gene encoding excinuclease ABC subunit UvrB encodes MQFDLKSEFKPTGDQPEAIRQLTEAIASGENYQTLLGVTGSGKTFTVANVVNNIQRPTLVLAHNKTLAAQLYSEFKHFFPNNAVEYFVSYYDYYQPEAYIPSSGLYIEKDLSINDDIERLRLSTTSSLLSGRRDVLVVASVSCLYGIGNPVEFKKNVIHIEVDQKIPRTKFLHQLVTSLYSRTEFEVKSGTFKVKGDTITIFPSYGDYGYRVHFFGDEIEEMESFDIVNNQIIEKFEKLTIYPANLFVTSPDVLQNAIHAIQEDMVKQVDYFKEIGKHLEAKRLKERTEFDLEMIRELGYCSGIENYSRYLDGRQPGTRPFCLLDYFPEDYLMVIDESHVTIPQTHAMYGGDRSRKENLVEYGFRLPAAMDNRPLKFEEFEEIQNQVIYVSATPADYELQKTEGVFVEQIIRPTGLLDPEIEIRPSLNQIDDLIEEIQLRVERDERTLVTTLTKRMAEELTKYLSRINIRCRYIHSDVDTLERVEIMQHLRKGLFDVLVGVNLLREGLDLPEVSLVAILDADKEGFLRSQRSLTQTVGRAARNINGRAIMYADKITNSMQLTIDATNGRREKQIAYNTKHNITPTQIKKSLDDSLSKNNISSFHYDAAATKAAEEDLEYLPKPEIEKRIRDRQKMMEKAAKALDFLVAAQLRDEIKVLKEQL; translated from the coding sequence ATGCAATTCGACTTAAAATCAGAATTTAAACCTACAGGAGATCAACCTGAAGCCATTAGACAACTTACAGAAGCTATAGCTTCAGGCGAAAACTATCAAACCTTGTTAGGTGTTACGGGTTCTGGTAAAACTTTTACAGTGGCCAATGTTGTTAATAATATTCAACGACCTACTTTGGTATTGGCTCATAATAAAACGTTGGCCGCACAATTGTATTCTGAGTTTAAACATTTTTTTCCTAATAATGCGGTAGAATATTTTGTATCCTATTATGACTATTATCAACCTGAAGCCTATATTCCTTCAAGTGGATTGTATATTGAAAAAGATCTTTCTATAAATGATGATATTGAACGACTCCGATTAAGCACGACATCTTCGTTATTATCTGGTCGTAGAGATGTATTAGTAGTAGCCTCCGTTTCTTGTTTATATGGTATCGGTAATCCCGTTGAATTTAAAAAGAATGTGATCCATATTGAGGTTGATCAAAAGATTCCTCGGACCAAGTTTTTACATCAATTGGTTACCAGCTTATATTCTAGAACAGAATTTGAGGTAAAAAGCGGGACTTTTAAAGTAAAAGGAGATACAATTACTATTTTCCCTTCCTATGGAGATTATGGCTATCGTGTTCATTTCTTTGGTGATGAAATAGAAGAAATGGAAAGTTTCGATATTGTCAATAATCAAATCATTGAAAAATTTGAAAAACTAACGATATATCCTGCCAATTTATTTGTGACTTCGCCAGATGTATTGCAAAATGCAATTCATGCCATACAAGAAGACATGGTTAAGCAGGTTGATTACTTTAAAGAAATAGGTAAACATCTTGAAGCGAAACGTTTAAAGGAACGTACCGAGTTTGATTTAGAAATGATTCGTGAATTAGGATATTGCAGTGGGATAGAAAATTACTCGCGTTACCTTGACGGAAGACAACCTGGTACACGCCCCTTCTGTTTATTAGATTATTTTCCTGAGGACTATTTAATGGTGATTGATGAAAGTCATGTTACCATACCGCAAACCCATGCTATGTATGGAGGTGACCGTTCTCGAAAAGAAAATTTAGTAGAATACGGATTCCGCTTACCCGCTGCTATGGATAACCGACCACTAAAATTTGAAGAATTTGAAGAAATTCAGAATCAGGTAATTTATGTTAGTGCCACACCTGCAGATTATGAATTGCAAAAGACAGAAGGTGTTTTTGTAGAACAGATTATCCGTCCTACTGGTTTATTGGACCCAGAAATTGAAATCAGACCTAGTTTAAATCAGATTGATGATTTAATCGAGGAAATTCAATTACGTGTAGAAAGAGACGAGCGGACATTGGTTACTACTTTAACGAAACGAATGGCAGAAGAACTGACCAAATATTTAAGTAGAATTAACATTCGATGTCGTTATATTCACAGTGATGTTGATACCTTGGAACGCGTAGAAATTATGCAACACCTTCGTAAAGGCCTGTTTGATGTGTTAGTAGGTGTAAACCTACTAAGAGAAGGATTAGATCTACCTGAAGTTTCGTTAGTTGCTATTTTAGATGCCGATAAAGAAGGTTTTTTACGTAGCCAACGCTCTTTAACCCAAACAGTTGGTAGAGCTGCAAGAAACATTAACGGTAGAGCTATTATGTATGCCGATAAAATTACCAATAGCATGCAGTTGACTATTGACGCAACTAACGGACGGCGTGAAAAGCAAATTGCATACAATACAAAACATAACATTACCCCAACGCAAATTAAAAAGAGTCTAGACGATAGTTTAAGTAAAAATAATATTAGTTCTTTTCATTATGATGCCGCTGCAACTAAAGCTGCTGAAGAGGATTTAGAATATTTACCAAAACCTGAAATTGAAAAACGCATTAGAGATCGTCAAAAAATGATGGAAAAAGCTGCCAAAGCATTAGACTTTTTAGTTGCCGCTCAATTAAGAGATGAAATAAAAGTGTTGAAAGAGCAGTTGTAA
- a CDS encoding isochorismate synthase — MFENKSINELFAKVQQAFETKKPFVVYRQPESDVVKGFFQKNNDLYNTKDYLDSGFVFAPFDNALPSILFPLSESELYASKFTDAHFINKQNDLSVVSNLESSKAGHVALVEKGIKFLENNKYKKVVLSRKQTIPTPEFNLVETFKKLLVSYNNALVYCWFHPKVGLWLGATPETLLKVSKTTFATMALAGTQVFDNKKYSSDQDSDYKDVVWKEKEIKEQKHVTDFILEQFEQGRVLNDFRVSKPYTTKAGNLLHLRTDISGELSPELTLKNIINLLHPTPAVCGVPKQEAKDFILQNENYNREYYTGFLGELNLAGTSNLYVNLRCMQLIKNTIDIYIGGGITNDSNPENEWEETVAKSKVMLKVL; from the coding sequence ATGTTTGAAAATAAATCTATAAATGAACTTTTCGCAAAGGTTCAACAAGCTTTTGAAACTAAAAAACCTTTTGTTGTATATAGGCAGCCTGAGAGTGATGTTGTTAAAGGTTTTTTTCAAAAAAATAATGACCTTTATAATACCAAAGACTATTTAGATTCAGGTTTCGTTTTTGCACCTTTTGACAATGCTTTACCTTCTATTTTATTTCCATTATCAGAATCTGAACTATACGCTTCTAAATTCACCGATGCTCATTTTATAAATAAGCAAAATGATTTGTCTGTGGTGTCTAATTTAGAAAGTTCAAAAGCGGGGCATGTAGCATTGGTTGAAAAGGGGATTAAATTTTTAGAAAATAACAAGTATAAAAAAGTGGTGCTCTCTAGAAAACAGACTATTCCTACTCCGGAATTTAATCTAGTTGAAACCTTTAAAAAACTACTTGTAAGTTATAATAATGCATTAGTGTATTGTTGGTTTCATCCTAAAGTGGGGTTGTGGCTAGGAGCAACACCTGAAACTTTGTTAAAGGTTAGTAAAACTACCTTTGCTACAATGGCATTGGCTGGAACACAGGTTTTTGATAATAAAAAATATTCTTCAGATCAAGATTCAGACTACAAAGATGTAGTATGGAAAGAGAAAGAGATAAAAGAACAAAAACATGTCACAGACTTTATATTAGAACAGTTCGAGCAGGGACGAGTACTAAATGATTTTAGGGTATCTAAGCCTTATACTACAAAAGCTGGAAATTTACTGCACCTTCGAACTGATATCTCAGGAGAATTATCACCAGAACTAACGTTAAAAAATATAATTAATTTATTACATCCAACACCCGCTGTGTGTGGAGTACCTAAGCAAGAAGCGAAAGATTTTATTTTACAAAATGAAAATTATAACCGTGAATATTATACTGGGTTTTTAGGAGAATTAAACTTAGCAGGAACTTCAAATCTATATGTTAATTTAAGATGTATGCAACTTATAAAAAATACTATTGATATTTATATTGGTGGCGGTATTACAAATGATAGTAACCCTGAAAATGAATGGGAAGAAACCGTAGCTAAAAGTAAAGTAATGTTAAAAGTATTATAA
- a CDS encoding ABC transporter permease, protein MLRLLNIEFHKLKHNRASRVLTIIYFALLTSIALIAAIKFDIGVIKFHLADQGIFNFPYIWHFNTYMASIFKFFLLLVIVSMMANEYSNKTLKQNLIDGLSKKEFILSKFYTVIVFAAISTFFVFVVSMILGLIYSDFNELSIIFSDLGYLLAFFIKLTAFFSFGLFMGILVKRSAFAVGGILVWFFVENIFKGFLYWKFNSDKLVSNNTVNSDSLSSIGVNDIMQFFPLESMANLIKQPFTKLNAIQTAGKQLGQNFAFDVSVHWYQIVIATVWIFIFIYASYAILKKRDL, encoded by the coding sequence ATGTTACGACTTTTAAACATAGAATTTCACAAACTAAAACACAACAGAGCCAGTAGAGTGCTTACTATCATCTACTTTGCTCTACTTACATCAATTGCATTAATCGCAGCTATAAAATTTGATATTGGTGTTATAAAATTCCATTTAGCCGATCAAGGTATTTTTAACTTTCCTTATATCTGGCATTTCAATACTTATATGGCATCTATCTTTAAGTTCTTTTTACTCTTGGTAATAGTCTCTATGATGGCAAATGAGTATAGTAATAAAACATTGAAGCAAAACTTAATTGACGGTTTAAGTAAAAAGGAATTTATTCTATCAAAATTTTATACTGTAATTGTTTTTGCTGCAATTTCTACATTTTTTGTATTTGTAGTATCAATGATCTTAGGCCTAATTTATTCAGATTTTAATGAGTTAAGTATTATTTTTTCTGATCTCGGTTATCTTTTGGCATTCTTTATAAAATTAACTGCTTTCTTTTCGTTTGGTCTTTTTATGGGGATTCTAGTGAAACGATCAGCCTTTGCGGTTGGAGGTATTCTCGTATGGTTTTTTGTAGAAAATATTTTTAAGGGATTTCTATATTGGAAATTTAATTCCGATAAACTCGTATCAAATAATACCGTTAATAGCGACTCGTTATCTTCCATTGGTGTAAATGATATCATGCAGTTTTTCCCATTAGAGTCTATGGCTAACTTGATAAAACAACCTTTTACAAAACTAAATGCGATACAAACTGCCGGAAAACAATTAGGGCAAAATTTTGCTTTTGATGTTAGTGTACATTGGTATCAAATTGTAATTGCTACTGTTTGGATATTTATTTTTATTTATGCTTCTTACGCCATATTAAAGAAAAGAGATTTGTAG
- a CDS encoding hotdog fold thioesterase has protein sequence MDKVALLEELNSRTENTLMVTLNIVYTDIGEDYLVATMPVNARVHQPAGLLHGGASVALAESVGSTAAHFSIDINTQEIRGLEITANHIRGIRDGVVTAIAKPIHKGRTTQLWEIRIVDEQEKLISICKLTVIVLNRKG, from the coding sequence ATGGATAAAGTAGCATTATTAGAAGAACTAAATAGTCGTACAGAGAATACCTTGATGGTAACATTGAATATTGTGTATACAGATATTGGTGAGGATTATCTAGTCGCAACTATGCCTGTCAATGCTCGAGTGCATCAGCCAGCAGGTTTGTTGCATGGAGGTGCTTCAGTGGCCTTAGCAGAAAGTGTAGGTAGTACCGCAGCTCATTTTTCTATTGATATCAATACACAAGAAATACGTGGATTGGAAATCACTGCAAATCATATTCGTGGTATAAGAGACGGAGTAGTTACCGCAATAGCAAAACCTATCCATAAAGGTAGAACAACACAATTATGGGAAATTAGGATTGTTGATGAACAAGAAAAATTGATTTCTATTTGTAAGCTTACTGTAATTGTTCTGAATAGAAAAGGATAA
- a CDS encoding ABC transporter ATP-binding protein, whose product METILSLRNLDKKFGSVHAVNNLSFDIEKGNVYGILGPNGSGKSTTLGIILNVVNKTSGEFSWFDGNISTHEALKKVGAIIERPNFYPYMTAVQNLKLICKIKGVSYDKIDEKLKVVNLFERRDSKFKTYSLGMKQRLAIASALLNDPEILILDEPTNGLDPQGIHEIRKIIKDIARNGTTILLASHLLDEVEKVCSHVVVIRNGVKLYSGAVDGITATNGYFELNTEADSEKLKELLEKHPAIANIKEEEGKLIASLENELSASEINAYLFKNGITLSHLVKRMPSLEQQFLTLTNNN is encoded by the coding sequence TTGGAAACCATCTTATCCCTCAGAAATTTAGATAAAAAATTTGGAAGTGTACATGCGGTAAACAACTTATCCTTTGATATTGAAAAAGGTAATGTTTATGGCATTTTAGGTCCAAATGGTAGTGGAAAATCTACTACTTTAGGAATCATCTTAAATGTTGTTAATAAAACCTCTGGAGAATTCAGTTGGTTTGACGGAAATATTTCTACACATGAAGCCTTAAAAAAAGTTGGAGCAATTATAGAGCGTCCTAATTTCTATCCGTACATGACAGCGGTGCAAAATCTAAAACTTATTTGCAAAATCAAAGGCGTTTCTTATGATAAGATTGATGAAAAACTAAAAGTTGTTAATTTATTTGAGCGTAGAGATAGCAAATTTAAAACCTATTCTTTAGGTATGAAACAACGATTAGCTATTGCCTCGGCCCTATTAAATGATCCTGAAATTTTAATTCTTGATGAACCTACCAACGGACTCGATCCACAAGGAATTCATGAAATTCGTAAAATTATTAAAGACATTGCCCGTAATGGCACTACAATTCTTTTAGCATCTCACTTATTAGATGAAGTAGAAAAAGTATGTTCCCATGTGGTTGTTATCCGTAATGGTGTTAAACTTTATTCTGGAGCTGTTGATGGTATTACGGCTACAAATGGCTATTTTGAATTAAACACGGAGGCCGATTCTGAAAAACTTAAGGAATTATTAGAAAAGCATCCCGCAATTGCTAACATAAAAGAAGAAGAAGGAAAATTAATAGCCTCCTTGGAAAATGAATTGTCAGCATCTGAAATCAATGCTTATTTATTTAAAAACGGAATAACGCTATCGCATTTAGTCAAACGAATGCCAAGTTTAGAGCAACAGTTTTTAACCCTTACCAACAACAACTAA
- a CDS encoding alpha/beta hydrolase family protein has product MMPKRIKKILKVIGIVLLVFFTGIVIAAHIFLSPTSDKKALTELSINSLHPKIIHKTYNGFEYRVAEMQQKIDTSLSTLVFVHGSPGDFLDYKRYLTDSTLNARANILSYDRIGYGTENTGNVQGTLAFELGLLNAVTNGIPAEKIILIGYSYGGSIVLASPKNYKYKVSLASAVNADLEPIFWGLKIYDWKLTRWILPKKVQAAAKEKYSHLFDLPKYENLWNKSPSPIVNIQGDADWIVPYENSIFLQHKIDVDKFKMITLDGVGHELVWSNFDLIKSEILKTLK; this is encoded by the coding sequence ATGATGCCGAAAAGAATCAAGAAGATTTTAAAAGTTATCGGGATTGTTCTTTTGGTATTTTTTACTGGTATAGTGATTGCCGCTCATATTTTTTTAAGTCCAACATCTGATAAAAAAGCCTTAACGGAATTATCTATAAATAGTTTACATCCTAAAATTATCCACAAAACATATAATGGGTTTGAATATCGTGTGGCGGAAATGCAGCAAAAAATTGATACCAGTTTGTCAACATTAGTTTTTGTACATGGCTCTCCTGGAGATTTTTTAGACTATAAAAGGTATTTAACAGATAGCACATTAAATGCAAGGGCGAATATATTGAGTTATGACAGGATAGGGTATGGTACGGAAAATACTGGTAATGTTCAAGGAACTCTAGCTTTTGAATTGGGTCTTTTGAATGCAGTCACTAATGGTATTCCTGCTGAGAAAATTATATTAATTGGTTATTCTTATGGGGGCTCAATCGTTTTAGCTTCACCCAAAAATTACAAGTATAAAGTATCTTTGGCTAGTGCTGTAAATGCTGATTTAGAACCAATTTTTTGGGGATTAAAAATTTATGATTGGAAATTAACACGATGGATTCTGCCTAAAAAAGTACAAGCGGCAGCGAAAGAAAAATATTCACACCTATTTGATTTGCCCAAGTATGAGAATTTATGGAATAAAAGCCCTTCACCAATTGTAAATATTCAAGGTGATGCTGATTGGATTGTACCTTATGAGAATTCAATTTTTTTACAACATAAAATTGATGTAGATAAATTTAAAATGATTACCCTTGATGGTGTTGGTCATGAATTAGTTTGGTCAAATTTTGATTTGATAAAAAGTGAAATTTTAAAAACACTTAAATAG